A single window of Marinobacter sp. LA51 DNA harbors:
- a CDS encoding DUF748 domain-containing protein: MAASRRANRLIGYLTMGLLVLIALYVLAGFLLVPWWLERALPDQLAERLGWQVEVDDVSFNPLTFTVGAEGLSAQDSDDAKVLSFERLALDLNLVQLVSGTVGFEAIELQEPFVRLDLLEDYNVNFVRDWQRNNPAPDQPADRDATDDESALPRFYFGQISINGGELLFRDFSKAEPAEFRISPLDLSLNDLASWPRDEQVSDDSLQAAFGDETIDWQGDLSLAPLYSKGSVKVSGIGFKTLEHFLAPYLPYDLRGGKVSLSSDYELQIGQRFLLVTRNGSLSLDELAIAIDEDSEEAELTSGTIGVDEIGFDLNALEADVGQVSLKGLRLAVTRGQSGAIDWLAPFSQTADESASETEASESGASAFRWSVAGIALSESQLRWRDQQTETPVDLALEQLSLSVGSLDHTLNEPVNYRAEATLASGGRLTVDGQLTPKPFTLEAAVSGSEIALTAFEPYLQEGANLSIAGGTLGLDGNLDLDGQQEPLTGTFSGTAEVAGLAVQLQDQDNRLLSWQTLRLAPIEYNVAPARLEIGTVTLTGPKVNVVRNASGSHNLARIFRSSPDDAAGDDGDSEPGFIFRIEQLMLEQGEIAYTDRSIEPVFTTLFDQLSGSVTGLSNIPPQQGKVRISGRVGEVAKLDFSGNLGTLGTDDVSQMKLAMTELSLPELGPYFGRYIGYEVDSGKLNLDLNYEITGTRLDGTNLVVMDRLELGEPVVSAEAVDAPVSLGLALLRDRDGVIEVKLPISGDFSDPQFNISRVVMRAFVNVLAKAASSPFGMLGSIADLAGFNSNELGQVSFRPGSTELAEDEPAKLAALADALLDRPNLLLSVRGGIAPEADGLALLRKELTAGGTRPLSESDWQAARQAYLAGERTLPPEALNNLASARGRAVRTVLLDTHEVPADQLFMLDPSRQASVDERGAVTVQFSLDVR, from the coding sequence GTGGCCGCGAGCCGTCGAGCAAACCGCCTGATTGGTTACCTGACGATGGGATTATTGGTGCTCATCGCGCTGTATGTATTGGCGGGTTTCCTGTTGGTGCCCTGGTGGCTGGAGCGGGCGTTGCCCGATCAGCTGGCTGAGCGACTGGGCTGGCAGGTCGAGGTCGACGATGTTTCGTTCAATCCGCTCACCTTCACCGTTGGCGCTGAAGGGCTGTCGGCGCAGGACAGCGATGACGCCAAGGTGCTCAGTTTTGAGCGCCTGGCGCTGGATCTGAACCTGGTTCAGCTGGTCAGTGGCACGGTAGGCTTTGAAGCCATTGAGCTTCAGGAGCCGTTCGTTCGTCTGGACCTTCTGGAGGATTACAACGTCAATTTTGTCCGGGACTGGCAGCGCAATAATCCGGCCCCGGACCAGCCTGCCGACCGCGACGCGACCGATGACGAGTCTGCCCTGCCCCGGTTCTATTTCGGCCAGATCAGTATCAATGGCGGTGAGCTTCTATTTCGCGATTTCAGCAAGGCGGAGCCGGCCGAATTCCGGATCAGCCCGCTCGACCTGAGTCTGAATGACCTCGCCAGCTGGCCCCGGGATGAGCAGGTCAGTGATGACAGCCTGCAAGCCGCTTTTGGCGATGAGACTATCGACTGGCAGGGCGACCTCAGCCTGGCGCCGCTTTACTCCAAGGGCTCGGTCAAGGTCAGTGGGATTGGATTCAAAACCCTGGAGCATTTCCTGGCACCCTATCTGCCCTACGATTTGCGCGGTGGCAAGGTCAGCCTGAGTTCCGATTACGAATTGCAGATCGGGCAACGGTTCCTGCTGGTGACCCGCAATGGCAGTCTGTCACTGGATGAGCTGGCCATCGCCATTGATGAGGACAGTGAGGAAGCGGAATTGACCTCGGGCACCATTGGTGTCGATGAGATCGGTTTTGACCTCAATGCTCTGGAGGCCGACGTGGGCCAGGTAAGCCTGAAAGGACTTCGGCTCGCCGTGACCCGGGGTCAGTCCGGCGCCATCGACTGGCTGGCGCCCTTCTCGCAGACCGCCGATGAGTCGGCATCGGAAACCGAGGCGTCAGAGTCCGGGGCATCGGCATTCCGTTGGTCAGTCGCGGGAATCGCCCTGTCTGAGAGCCAGTTGCGGTGGCGGGATCAGCAAACGGAAACGCCGGTGGATCTGGCTTTGGAGCAGTTGTCGCTGTCGGTCGGGTCTCTGGATCACACTCTGAATGAGCCGGTGAACTACCGGGCCGAGGCAACCCTGGCCAGCGGTGGCCGGCTCACCGTCGACGGTCAGCTGACGCCAAAACCCTTCACCCTGGAAGCGGCGGTGTCCGGCTCAGAGATTGCGTTGACTGCCTTCGAGCCCTATCTCCAGGAGGGCGCCAACCTGAGCATTGCCGGTGGCACCCTCGGGCTGGATGGCAACCTGGATCTCGATGGCCAGCAGGAGCCCTTAACAGGGACCTTTAGCGGCACTGCAGAGGTGGCCGGGCTGGCAGTTCAGCTCCAGGACCAGGACAACCGGCTCCTGTCCTGGCAGACCCTGCGCCTGGCACCGATTGAATACAACGTTGCCCCGGCCCGGCTTGAGATCGGCACGGTGACGCTGACCGGGCCGAAGGTTAATGTGGTTCGCAACGCCAGCGGTAGTCATAACCTGGCCCGGATATTCCGTTCCAGTCCGGACGATGCTGCCGGGGACGATGGCGACAGCGAGCCAGGCTTCATTTTCCGGATCGAGCAACTGATGCTGGAGCAGGGCGAGATCGCCTACACCGATCGCTCCATCGAACCGGTATTCACCACGCTCTTTGACCAGCTGTCCGGCAGCGTGACCGGGCTCAGTAACATTCCTCCGCAACAGGGCAAGGTCAGAATCAGCGGTCGTGTCGGTGAGGTGGCCAAGCTCGATTTTTCAGGTAATCTCGGCACACTGGGCACCGACGATGTCAGTCAGATGAAACTGGCCATGACCGAATTGTCATTGCCGGAACTGGGCCCCTATTTCGGCCGTTACATTGGCTATGAGGTCGACAGTGGCAAGCTCAATCTGGATCTGAATTATGAAATCACTGGCACCCGGCTGGACGGAACCAACCTGGTGGTGATGGACCGTCTCGAGCTTGGCGAGCCAGTAGTCAGCGCTGAGGCCGTCGATGCCCCGGTGTCACTGGGGCTGGCGCTGCTCCGGGACCGGGACGGGGTTATCGAAGTAAAGCTGCCAATCAGCGGTGATTTTTCTGATCCGCAGTTCAACATTAGCCGGGTGGTCATGCGGGCCTTTGTGAATGTGCTTGCGAAAGCGGCCTCTTCGCCATTCGGCATGCTGGGGTCTATCGCCGACCTGGCTGGTTTTAACAGCAACGAATTGGGGCAGGTCAGTTTCAGGCCCGGCAGCACTGAACTGGCGGAGGATGAGCCCGCCAAGTTGGCGGCGCTGGCTGATGCCCTTCTGGACCGTCCCAATCTGCTGCTGAGTGTTCGTGGCGGAATCGCGCCCGAAGCCGATGGCCTGGCACTGCTGCGCAAAGAACTGACCGCAGGCGGTACCAGGCCGTTGTCGGAGAGTGATTGGCAGGCTGCCCGTCAGGCTTACCTGGCTGGTGAACGCACCTTGCCGCCAGAGGCCTTGAACAATCTGGCTTCAGCCCGGGGCCGGGCGGTCAGAACCGTGTTGCTGGATACTCATGAAGTACCGGCGGACCAGCTGTTCATGCTCGATCCGTCGCGTCAGGCGTCGGTGGATGAACGTGGCGCGGTGACCGTGCAATTCAGCCTGGACGTCCGTTAG
- a CDS encoding substrate-binding periplasmic protein, with protein sequence MSVLYRLNRILTLVVAALFLGGLSTVQAKTVITVGAYHFPPVAEVDKDHKPQGLLADLIQGLKAAHDDIDLQIFHTSPKRRHLDFDAGLYDVMFFESPDWGWTNRDITVSRPILTDEDFYVALRKPGRDLDFFEDIRNRNLIAISGYHYGFADLENNTKTLQNNFRIEFSDSHSRNLKLIKADRPSVAEVAIISRAYLQRHLSKQPEDWRQLLISDRLDQRYELRIIARKHGPVSASDMMRRLEPLVADGSYRMMVEKWGLQLPPSFLTNFK encoded by the coding sequence ATGTCAGTCCTTTACAGACTAAACCGAATCCTGACACTGGTCGTTGCCGCACTCTTTCTGGGCGGACTTTCGACGGTACAGGCAAAAACCGTGATTACCGTGGGTGCCTACCATTTCCCTCCGGTTGCAGAGGTTGATAAAGACCATAAACCTCAGGGATTGCTGGCCGATCTGATCCAGGGACTCAAAGCGGCCCACGACGACATCGACCTTCAAATCTTTCACACCTCGCCCAAGCGCCGGCACCTCGATTTCGACGCCGGCCTGTACGATGTGATGTTCTTCGAAAGCCCGGACTGGGGCTGGACCAACCGGGATATCACCGTAAGCCGTCCAATCCTGACCGATGAAGACTTCTACGTTGCCCTGAGAAAGCCCGGCCGGGACCTGGATTTTTTCGAAGACATCCGCAACCGTAATCTGATTGCCATATCCGGCTACCACTACGGATTTGCCGACCTCGAAAACAACACCAAAACGCTGCAGAACAACTTTAGAATCGAGTTTTCCGACAGCCACAGCCGTAACCTCAAATTGATCAAGGCTGATCGCCCCTCGGTGGCGGAGGTGGCGATTATCAGCCGGGCCTACCTGCAGCGGCACCTGTCGAAGCAACCGGAAGACTGGCGGCAGCTATTGATTTCTGACCGGCTCGATCAGCGTTACGAACTCCGAATTATTGCCCGCAAACACGGCCCGGTCAGCGCCAGCGACATGATGCGTCGGTTAGAACCGCTGGTGGCCGACGGTTCTTACCGGATGATGGTCGAAAAGTGGGGGCTGCAACTCCCCCCCAGTTTCCTGACCAACTTCAAGTGA
- the yfbR gene encoding 5'-deoxynucleotidase — protein MVHAASHFFAYVSRLRWIRRWGLMRNAIEENVATHSWEVATLAHALALIRNRHFGGQVNADRIAAAALYHDATEVITGDMPTPVKYHSKVMREAFGDIEHKAEGELLALLPEDLRADFAPYVRESKLPAEDKELIKAADRLSAWLKCQAEIRAGNSEFEPAADQIKARLDEDGLREVAYFMDVFAPSYDKPLDNLLE, from the coding sequence ATGGTTCACGCCGCAAGCCACTTCTTTGCTTACGTTTCACGCCTGCGTTGGATCAGACGTTGGGGATTGATGCGCAATGCCATTGAGGAAAATGTGGCTACCCACTCCTGGGAAGTGGCCACCCTCGCCCACGCCCTGGCCCTGATCCGTAACCGCCACTTTGGCGGCCAGGTCAACGCCGATCGGATCGCTGCGGCAGCGCTTTACCACGATGCTACGGAAGTGATCACCGGCGATATGCCAACGCCGGTCAAATATCACTCAAAAGTGATGCGTGAAGCCTTTGGCGACATTGAGCACAAGGCGGAAGGGGAATTATTGGCGCTGTTACCTGAGGATCTGCGCGCCGATTTCGCGCCTTACGTCCGGGAATCCAAACTGCCAGCGGAAGACAAGGAGTTGATCAAGGCGGCCGACCGGTTGTCGGCGTGGCTGAAATGCCAGGCGGAAATTCGTGCCGGCAACAGTGAGTTCGAGCCGGCAGCGGATCAGATCAAGGCCCGTCTCGACGAGGACGGGCTGCGAGAAGTGGCGTATTTCATGGACGTATTCGCGCCCAGTTATGACAAGCCACTGGATAACCTGCTGGAGTAA
- a CDS encoding SPFH domain-containing protein: MESFISPGLVLSLVFVVIGIFIIAKGLVIIRQSEVMVIERLGSFNRVLESGVNIIIPFIERPRPITMIRYVRMGEDYHPVTSDETRIDRRETVMDFPGQPVVTTDNVTVKINGALYYQIIDPRRAVYEVANMSQAVEVLAKTTLRSVVGKMELDKLFESRSEVNNAIQAEMEEPASKWGVKLTRVEVQDISMPEEVEEAMRLQMAAERKRRATVTEAEGEKAAAIAMAQGQRESAILNAQGDKESAILRAQGEQESIRLVLSAMGDSEDNKQTVIGYLLGQSYIKALPTMAKDGERVFVPYESSALLGSMGMFRELAGSPEDTVRQSLNRDGLRGGLVGSAADA; this comes from the coding sequence ATGGAGTCGTTCATCTCACCGGGGCTGGTGCTCAGCCTGGTTTTTGTAGTCATCGGTATTTTTATCATTGCCAAAGGCCTGGTGATTATTCGCCAGTCAGAGGTAATGGTCATCGAACGTCTGGGATCGTTCAATCGGGTTCTGGAAAGTGGCGTCAATATCATCATTCCATTCATCGAGCGGCCCCGCCCGATCACCATGATTCGCTACGTGCGCATGGGCGAGGACTATCATCCGGTCACCAGTGACGAGACCCGTATCGATCGCCGGGAAACCGTAATGGATTTCCCCGGCCAGCCGGTGGTCACCACTGATAACGTCACGGTCAAGATCAACGGCGCACTCTACTACCAGATCATCGATCCGCGTCGCGCCGTATACGAGGTGGCCAACATGAGCCAGGCGGTTGAGGTTCTGGCCAAGACCACCCTGCGTTCTGTGGTCGGCAAGATGGAGCTGGATAAGCTGTTTGAATCCCGCAGCGAAGTAAACAACGCCATCCAGGCCGAGATGGAAGAGCCGGCCTCAAAATGGGGCGTAAAACTGACCCGGGTGGAAGTTCAGGACATCAGCATGCCGGAAGAAGTTGAAGAGGCCATGCGCCTGCAAATGGCCGCCGAGCGCAAACGCCGCGCCACCGTTACCGAGGCCGAGGGTGAGAAGGCGGCAGCCATCGCCATGGCCCAGGGTCAACGGGAATCGGCAATCCTCAACGCCCAGGGCGACAAGGAATCCGCCATTCTGCGCGCTCAGGGTGAGCAGGAATCCATCCGTCTGGTCCTTAGCGCCATGGGCGACTCCGAAGACAACAAGCAAACCGTTATCGGCTACCTGCTGGGTCAAAGCTACATCAAGGCCCTGCCGACCATGGCCAAAGACGGTGAACGGGTATTCGTGCCCTACGAGTCTTCCGCCCTGCTCGGCTCCATGGGCATGTTCCGGGAGCTCGCCGGTAGCCCGGAGGACACTGTGCGCCAGTCGCTAAATCGTGATGGCCTGCGTGGTGGCCTGGTCGGTTCCGCCGCCGACGCCTGA
- a CDS encoding NfeD family protein, which produces MEWSLTHFWLILALVLSLAELTSGVLLLLALGIASALTAVLAFIGLPFEWQLVGMGIFSGVLVPVAIRWIRPRFSPKGVAYGTTGTGVEHGRRYRTLTRDFDSASGIKVNGDFYRLRVESTGSTELPPGTEVLFKHFDGTTAVVETITHTEQ; this is translated from the coding sequence ATGGAATGGAGTCTTACACATTTCTGGCTGATACTGGCGCTGGTTCTCAGCCTGGCCGAGCTGACTTCCGGTGTTCTGCTGTTGCTGGCGCTGGGCATTGCTTCAGCCCTGACTGCAGTGCTGGCCTTCATTGGTTTGCCGTTCGAGTGGCAACTGGTGGGCATGGGAATTTTCTCCGGCGTACTGGTGCCCGTTGCCATCCGCTGGATCCGGCCACGATTCTCCCCCAAGGGCGTAGCCTATGGCACCACTGGTACGGGCGTTGAACACGGCCGACGCTACCGCACCCTGACCCGGGACTTCGACAGCGCTAGTGGCATTAAGGTAAACGGTGATTTCTATCGCCTGCGGGTCGAAAGCACCGGCAGCACAGAGCTTCCGCCAGGCACCGAGGTTCTCTTCAAGCACTTTGACGGCACGACCGCCGTCGTTGAAACCATCACTCACACGGAGCAGTAA
- a CDS encoding SDR family NAD(P)-dependent oxidoreductase: MKDLTNRVAVVTGAGSGIGRALAKALAARGCRLALSDVDEIGLAETVAGLEEVEVRSYQLDVSDRDAIYAHADAVAADFGQVNLVINNAGVALSASIREMTDDDFKWVMDIDFWGVAHGTRAFLPHLIASGDGHVVNVSSVFGLIGVPKQSAYNSAKFAVRGFTEALRQEMKLEEQPVAVSCVHPGGIRTNIANSARMGKSENAAAQRKGFDKMALTTPEKAAATIVKGILKDESRILVGPDAWGIEAINRLLGAAYQPLVERFSRKNLYR, from the coding sequence ATGAAGGATCTGACCAATAGGGTTGCCGTTGTTACTGGCGCGGGCTCGGGTATCGGGCGTGCACTGGCCAAAGCCCTGGCGGCCCGGGGCTGCCGGTTGGCGCTGTCGGACGTTGATGAAATCGGGCTGGCGGAGACGGTAGCCGGGCTGGAAGAAGTGGAAGTCAGAAGTTATCAGCTGGACGTGTCCGACCGGGATGCCATCTACGCCCATGCAGACGCGGTGGCGGCGGATTTTGGTCAGGTCAATCTGGTGATCAACAACGCCGGAGTGGCGCTGTCGGCCTCGATCCGGGAAATGACCGACGACGACTTCAAGTGGGTCATGGACATTGATTTCTGGGGCGTTGCCCACGGCACCCGGGCCTTCCTGCCGCATCTGATTGCCTCCGGTGATGGTCATGTGGTGAACGTATCCAGCGTATTTGGCCTGATTGGTGTGCCCAAGCAGAGTGCCTACAACTCTGCCAAGTTCGCGGTGCGCGGTTTTACCGAGGCTCTGCGTCAGGAAATGAAGCTGGAGGAGCAACCAGTTGCGGTCAGCTGCGTTCACCCCGGTGGCATTCGCACCAACATCGCCAACTCGGCGCGTATGGGCAAGTCCGAGAACGCCGCGGCGCAGCGCAAGGGCTTTGACAAGATGGCGCTCACCACACCGGAGAAGGCCGCAGCCACTATCGTGAAGGGCATCCTCAAGGACGAATCCCGGATTTTGGTGGGGCCGGACGCCTGGGGTATCGAGGCCATCAACCGTTTGCTGGGCGCCGCCTACCAGCCGCTGGTGGAGCGATTCTCCCGCAAGAACCTATATCGCTGA
- a CDS encoding GGDEF domain-containing protein, which yields MKTPNHTDLGATLEQSRSGLRDSHRRSLMRLLFSITGAALLVFSCLQVLNGYWWVAAGELVASAFLFFGVWRLQVTDFLQQWIYAYLVLLFSFFLIIMVLPEASVSAFVWVLMIPVLAYLLLGKHEGMILSLPFMLVGAFIYYRHLGDMGDAKVLIDLLNLLLCAVLMLTFMHVYEQRREESEQRLVDMAQTDALTGLANRSSFQSTLNRTIAECERSGTEFALVLMDIDHFKLVNDTLGHEAGDRVLQSIGQRLSERLRVTDSVGRLGGEEFGLIIRDVKSAVAFELVDELRQRIADRQLSYGEARIRVTASFGIAQWPEHGRSAEALFRMADRGLYTGKRAGRNCVARADGARLTPARGISAGRTG from the coding sequence ATGAAAACGCCGAACCATACGGATTTGGGGGCGACCCTCGAACAAAGTCGTTCAGGCCTCAGGGACAGCCATCGCCGCTCCCTGATGCGTCTGCTTTTTTCCATCACCGGTGCGGCGCTGCTTGTGTTTTCGTGCCTGCAGGTCCTGAACGGTTACTGGTGGGTAGCAGCCGGAGAGCTGGTGGCCAGTGCATTTTTGTTTTTTGGGGTCTGGCGCCTGCAGGTTACCGATTTCCTGCAGCAGTGGATCTACGCCTACCTGGTACTGCTGTTCTCATTTTTCCTGATCATCATGGTGCTGCCTGAGGCTTCGGTTTCGGCCTTCGTCTGGGTTTTGATGATTCCGGTCCTGGCGTACCTTTTATTAGGAAAGCACGAGGGCATGATTCTTTCGCTGCCATTCATGCTGGTGGGAGCATTCATCTACTACCGCCACCTTGGCGACATGGGCGACGCCAAGGTATTGATTGATCTGCTCAACTTGTTGCTGTGCGCGGTACTCATGCTGACCTTCATGCATGTCTACGAACAGCGCCGGGAAGAATCGGAGCAGCGGTTGGTGGATATGGCTCAGACCGATGCCCTCACCGGCCTGGCCAATCGAAGCAGTTTCCAGAGTACGCTCAACCGGACCATTGCCGAATGCGAGCGCAGCGGCACTGAGTTTGCGCTGGTGCTCATGGATATTGATCACTTCAAGCTGGTTAACGATACCCTCGGCCACGAGGCCGGGGACAGGGTGCTGCAAAGTATCGGGCAACGCCTGAGCGAACGGCTGCGAGTCACCGATTCGGTCGGTCGCCTGGGCGGTGAGGAATTTGGTTTAATAATCCGGGATGTGAAGTCTGCGGTCGCCTTTGAATTGGTTGATGAACTGCGTCAGCGCATTGCTGACCGGCAGTTGTCATACGGTGAGGCCCGCATTCGGGTGACCGCCTCCTTTGGCATCGCCCAATGGCCGGAACACGGCCGAAGTGCAGAGGCCTTGTTCCGCATGGCGGATCGGGGTCTGTACACTGGCAAGCGCGCCGGCCGTAACTGCGTCGCCCGGGCCGATGGCGCCAGGCTGACCCCGGCGCGAGGGATTTCCGCTGGCCGGACGGGCTAA
- a CDS encoding class II glutamine amidotransferase, producing MCELLAMSANTPTDLCFSFTGLTRRGGDTGPHKDGWGVAFYEGKGVRAFHDADASANSRLAEVVQTHPIKSEVAVCHIRQANVGEICLANTHPFIRELWGRYWVFAHNGQLTGFRPSPGFYEPVGATDSETLFCDILNHLRRDCDRDTATEVIVERLVGLARDYARQGVFNLLLSNGDWLFTYCSTKMASITRRAPFGPARLKDADVIVDFESETTHNDIVSVIVTEPLTTDEVWDIYQPGEWRLWRKGEVVMTGAAAASAS from the coding sequence ATGTGCGAACTGCTGGCGATGAGTGCCAACACTCCCACCGATCTCTGTTTCAGCTTCACCGGCCTGACCCGCCGTGGTGGTGACACCGGGCCCCACAAAGACGGCTGGGGCGTGGCGTTCTACGAGGGCAAGGGTGTGCGGGCGTTCCACGATGCTGACGCCAGTGCCAATTCGCGCCTGGCCGAAGTAGTGCAGACCCACCCGATCAAGAGTGAAGTGGCCGTCTGCCATATCCGGCAGGCAAACGTTGGTGAAATCTGCCTGGCCAATACCCATCCCTTCATCCGGGAGTTGTGGGGACGCTACTGGGTATTTGCCCACAATGGCCAGCTCACCGGCTTCCGGCCGTCGCCTGGATTCTACGAACCGGTCGGCGCAACCGACAGCGAGACGCTGTTTTGCGACATCCTCAACCACCTGCGCCGGGACTGTGATCGCGATACCGCGACTGAGGTCATCGTCGAGCGTCTGGTGGGTTTGGCCCGGGACTACGCCCGCCAGGGCGTGTTCAATCTCCTTCTGAGCAACGGCGACTGGTTGTTCACCTACTGCAGCACCAAGATGGCCAGCATCACCCGCCGAGCGCCGTTTGGCCCGGCGCGTCTGAAAGATGCCGATGTCATTGTCGATTTCGAATCCGAGACCACCCACAACGACATCGTCAGTGTGATCGTGACCGAGCCGCTCACCACCGACGAGGTCTGGGATATCTATCAGCCCGGTGAATGGCGTTTGTGGCGTAAGGGCGAGGTGGTGATGACCGGTGCCGCGGCGGCCTCCGCTTCATAG
- a CDS encoding TM2 domain-containing protein, translating to MDRTDTHSKLFGYLLWIFGFLGSHRFYYGKPITGTIWFFTLGLFFIGWIIDLFLIPAMDREADLKFRDGEVSYNIGWLLLTFTGVFGLHRMYQGKWITGIIYLLTGGLFLLGVLFDFWTLNDQISERNRERRFG from the coding sequence ATGGACAGAACCGATACCCACAGCAAACTCTTTGGCTACCTGCTTTGGATCTTCGGATTCCTCGGCTCCCACCGCTTTTACTACGGCAAGCCGATCACCGGCACCATCTGGTTTTTCACCCTGGGCCTGTTCTTCATCGGCTGGATCATTGACCTGTTTCTGATTCCGGCCATGGATCGGGAAGCGGACCTGAAGTTCCGGGACGGCGAGGTCAGCTACAACATTGGCTGGCTGTTGCTGACCTTCACCGGGGTCTTTGGTCTGCACCGGATGTACCAGGGTAAGTGGATCACCGGCATTATCTACCTTCTGACCGGCGGCCTGTTCCTGCTGGGTGTGCTGTTCGATTTCTGGACCCTCAATGACCAGATCTCCGAGCGCAACAGGGAACGGCGGTTCGGCTGA
- a CDS encoding WS/DGAT/MGAT family O-acyltransferase — translation MKSLSPTDQLFLWLEKRQQPMHVGGLQLFSFPEDAPDDYVAQLAEQLRQQTQVTAPFDRRLNSRLGQPVWVHDEHLDLEHHFRFDALPTPGGVRELLRFVSAEHSHLMDRERPLWEFHLIEGLGNRQFALYSKIHHSLVDGVSAMRMFQRMLSTDPSKRNMPPIWALPRRSGRKTDDGQPSLWQTIGQILGASGKQLGTLPKVTRELLRTVNEARKDPAYDSIFHAPRCVLNEKITGSRRFAAQSYSLSRIRGICQAFDTTVNDVVTAMCANALRTYLMNQDALPEKPLIAMVPVSLRKDDSAEGNQVGVILANLHTDEPDPVERLIKIHQGIRAAKERYANMSSEEIINYTAMLLSPAAFHLLTGLAPKWQTYNVVISNVPGPKETSYWNGAKLEGMYPVSIAMDRLALNMTLTSYNDQVEFGLIGCRRTLPSLQRMLDYLEEGLTELEQAAAR, via the coding sequence GTGAAGTCACTCAGTCCCACCGACCAGTTGTTCCTTTGGCTCGAAAAACGTCAACAGCCCATGCACGTAGGTGGCTTGCAGCTGTTTTCATTTCCAGAAGATGCGCCCGATGACTATGTTGCCCAACTGGCTGAGCAGCTCCGCCAGCAAACCCAGGTTACCGCACCGTTTGACCGGCGTCTGAACAGTCGGTTGGGACAGCCAGTCTGGGTGCACGATGAACACCTGGATCTGGAGCACCATTTCCGCTTTGATGCCCTGCCCACGCCGGGCGGGGTTCGTGAGCTGCTGAGGTTTGTCTCGGCCGAGCACTCTCACCTGATGGATCGGGAGCGGCCGCTGTGGGAGTTTCACCTGATCGAGGGGTTGGGTAATCGTCAGTTCGCGCTGTACAGCAAGATTCACCATTCCCTGGTAGATGGTGTTTCCGCCATGCGCATGTTCCAGCGCATGCTGTCCACCGACCCTTCCAAGCGCAATATGCCGCCAATCTGGGCTCTACCCCGGCGCAGTGGCAGGAAAACGGATGATGGCCAGCCTTCTCTCTGGCAGACCATCGGACAAATTCTGGGAGCATCGGGCAAACAACTTGGCACGCTGCCCAAGGTGACCCGGGAGCTGCTGCGTACGGTGAACGAGGCCCGCAAGGATCCGGCCTACGATTCCATCTTCCATGCCCCCCGCTGTGTGCTGAACGAGAAGATCACCGGTTCCCGCCGCTTCGCCGCCCAGTCCTATTCGCTGTCGCGGATCCGGGGTATTTGCCAGGCCTTCGACACCACCGTCAACGATGTGGTTACCGCCATGTGCGCCAATGCCCTGCGAACCTATCTGATGAACCAGGATGCACTGCCGGAGAAGCCATTGATCGCCATGGTGCCGGTGTCGCTGCGCAAGGATGACAGTGCGGAGGGCAACCAGGTCGGCGTTATTCTGGCCAATCTGCATACCGATGAACCTGACCCGGTGGAACGGCTGATCAAGATTCATCAGGGCATTCGCGCCGCGAAAGAACGCTACGCCAACATGTCATCCGAGGAAATCATCAACTACACGGCGATGCTGCTCTCGCCTGCCGCTTTCCACCTGCTCACGGGCCTGGCCCCGAAATGGCAGACCTACAACGTGGTGATTTCCAACGTGCCCGGTCCCAAGGAAACCAGTTATTGGAACGGCGCCAAACTTGAAGGCATGTACCCGGTCTCCATTGCCATGGACCGGCTGGCCCTGAACATGACACTCACCAGCTACAACGACCAGGTGGAGTTTGGCCTCATCGGCTGCCGCCGCACTCTGCCCAGCCTCCAGCGCATGCTGGATTACCTGGAAGAGGGTTTGACCGAGCTGGAGCAAGCGGCCGCCCGGTGA
- the nirD gene encoding nitrite reductase small subunit NirD, with protein MKARTCWESVCTVEDLVPESGIAVWTEDGPVAVFYLPHRLPALFAISHTDPFSGANVLARGLTGDLKGQPVVASPLYKQHFNLVTGQCLEDDSVSVQTYPVLLDGNEIRLEVPIKQSETEAA; from the coding sequence ATGAAAGCTCGGACTTGTTGGGAATCAGTTTGTACGGTAGAGGATCTGGTGCCGGAATCGGGCATCGCGGTCTGGACGGAGGACGGACCAGTAGCGGTGTTTTATCTGCCGCATCGGCTGCCGGCGTTGTTCGCCATCAGCCATACCGATCCGTTCAGCGGCGCCAATGTACTGGCCCGGGGGCTGACTGGCGATCTGAAGGGACAGCCGGTAGTGGCTTCGCCATTGTACAAACAGCATTTCAATCTGGTGACCGGCCAGTGCCTGGAGGACGATTCAGTATCTGTTCAAACCTACCCGGTGTTGCTGGACGGCAATGAGATTCGGCTTGAGGTTCCGATCAAGCAATCAGAGACCGAGGCGGCCTGA